Sequence from the Maribellus comscasis genome:
GGGACGAATCCCTTTTTGCCCTCCCTCCGCCGGTACTAACCGGATCAGGTTCTGTGGGTATGATCTCAGCCCTAAATATTTTTAGGCACCCCATTGCATAAATATCGGGTCAAAATTAAAAAGCTTTTTTGAATTCCGCAAAAGAAGAAGACTTATTCCTGTTTTTTTTGATTTTTTTCGTCACGGGTTTTGGTAAGCGCAGAGGCAATCAAACCGGTTGGTACAGCAACGATTCCCAGGCCGATAAAAAGCATTACTGAAGTAAAAATTTTTCCGCCTACGGTAACCGGATAGATATCGCCGTAACCAACTGTTGTTAGTGTTGCCACTGCCCACCACAAACTGTGAAATATGGAGGCGAATACCTCGGGTTGTACCGGGTTTTCAAAATAATAAATTCCTATAGATGAAAGAAAAAGAAGAAAAGACGAGAGAATCATAAAGAGAACCAATTCTTCTTTGATTGACATAAAGGCCCGGGCCATGTGTTGAATTGCTTTGCTGTAACGTAGAATTTTAAAAACGCGGAATAAGCGAAACAGGCGAAAAATTCGGATCGACCTTAAATCAACACCAAAAGTGAGATAAAAAGGCAAAATCGCCATTAAATCCACGAGTCCGTAAAAACTAAAAATGAATTTAAGCTTCTTGTCTGAAACAAACAAACGAAGCAAATATTCAATGGTGAAAATAATAACCGAGGTAATTTCAAAAATGCGCAGAAACCGGTAAAATTCTTCTTCCTGGTTGGGAATGGTTTCCAACGAAAAGGAAATGAGCGAGAGTACAATTAATACCTGAATGGAAAGATCAAACCATCGCCCCTCGGGAGTTTGGTTATCTTCAATAATAATTCGAAGTTTTTCTTTCCAATTTATTTTATTCATTCACCAGATATTTTTCAAAAGCCTCCCGGTGTTTATCGCTTAAACGAGTAGGTTTCATTGTCGCCATATTGATGAATAGTCCCTTTTGCCAGGCCGACGCACAAAGTTCATCTTTCTCGTTGTAAAACCGAAACTCCAGGATTGCCGAGGCATTGTTTAGTTTTGATACCCAGGTTTCTATACGAACCGAGTTGTATATAAAAAACGGCTTTTTATATAAAATGTTCGTTTCAGTTAAAATAGGAACAATTCCTTCTGTTTTTGTAAGGTCTGTGACAGGAATTCCCATTGCTTCCAGTAATCTTACCCTTCCGTTTTCTAACCATTGAATGTAAATGATGTTGTTTACATGTCCAACGATATCAATTTGATAGGTGTATACTTTTTCTTCGTAAACCAGTTTTTTCATCGTCTAAATATGTCTGACTTTTGTTTCTGTACTGTTTTGTCCGAGTTGTGATTCAAAATTCAGTTCAGAAAATTTTCTTTTTCTTTGAATAAAAAACTTCCACATGATGCTTTTGTTATAAACTTCATCGTGGTCTTTTACAATCATTTGCTGCTGAACCATTTTTCTTTTTCTGATAAGTTTTGGAAGCCCTTTATAAAAAGCGATATGCGCTTTAGAAACAGCCCAAAATTCGCGGAAATTAAAACCGGCAATAAATTTGATTGCCGCCACTCCGTCCAAAACCATACGCGAAAAGAATATTCGTTTGAATTTGTATTTCGGGAGATTTTTAAACATCATCCAAAGATTGTTTCTGAAATTCAGGTATATTTTTTTCGGACTTCCATAGGAAAGTGTTCCTCCTCCCAAATGGAAAACCACACTTTCAGGCTGGTACCACACTTCGTAACCTAAATTTTTGAGTCGCCAGCACAAGTCGATTTCTTCCATGTGTGCCCAAAAATCAGCATCCAAACCACCTGCTTTTTCAAATGCTTCCGCTTTTATAAACATACACGCACCACTGGCCCAAAAAATGGGAGTAGCTGAGTCGTATTGCCCAAGATCGGCTTCCATTTGGTTGAGGATGCGGCCCCGGCAAAACGGATATCCGTATTTATCAATAAAGCCACCTCCTGCTCCGGCATATTCAAATAAATGCGGTTTTTCAAAACTTAATATTTTAGGCTGGATTGCCGCAATTTTTGGATTTTTTTCAAACAACAGAATACATTTACTTATCCAGTTAGGAGTAACTTCTACATCGGAATTCAGCAAAATAAAAACATCAGCCTCAATTTGTTGCAGCGCCAAATTATATCCTTTGGCAAAACCATAATTTTCAATTAACGGAATAATTTTTACCGATGGAAAGTTTGTTTTTAAAAGTTCAATTGAATTGTCAGTGGAGCAATTGTCAGCCACATACAATTCCACATTTTCATCGGTGGAATTTTTAATTACAGAAGGAAGAAATTTTTCAAAAAGAGCAGCTCCGTTCCAGTTTAAAATTACAATGGCAACTTTTTTTATCTGAGTCATTTATAAATTTTAAGTAGTAAGGAGTTTCGCAATGATTAACGCCAGGTTCTCCTTTTCCAATTTTTCAAGAATAATGGCAATTTTTTCTGTCTTTTCCGGATCTTCCGATTTTTGCAGTGCTTCAATTTCTTTCACCTGTTTCCCTGTCAGTTCATCCTGAAGCAGCTCCCATACTTTTTCCTGTTCTTTTTTGTTTTCAGGTAATCCCAGGCTTTCCAGCTCCGCCACGGTTGCCCTTAAAATTTCGTCGGCCTGCATACGTACCGGATCTTTGTCTTTTGTTTTTCCGGCAGCAGCTGTATCGCGCAGGCTCCAGCTTGAGTAATCGTAATGTAAATCCTTAATCATTTTTATTTTGGAACTGTCTTTGCCAAAAATACGTTCCAAAAAAATCAATGTATGATTTTTCCAGGCTTCGAGGTCGAAATTTTTTTCATCGAGCCGGGTGATTTGTTCTTTTAAAAGGGCAATTTCTTTTTCGGCCATTGTTTGATTTATTATTGATGGCTGCAATTTACAAAATCTACGTAAAAAAGTTAGATTTTACCGTTTTAAACCAACTGCTTCAAAGGATTTACTTTGTAACACAAAATATAAATCTCTGTTCTGTAAAGCTGGAAAAGGAACACTGCCAAAAAGTTATTTTTTGCCCAGAAATTTGTTGATAATTTTGAAAAATTCAGAGAAGTAGTTGTTGCTGGCTGCGATGATTTCCCCTCCAAAAAGCCAATTATCCCCTCCGTTAAAATCGGTGATTTTTCCGCCGGCCTGTTGTAAAATAAAAACACCGGCAGCCACATCCCAGGCATGCAGTGCATGTTCATAAAAAGCATCGAACCGTCCGGCAGCCACATAACAAAGATCTACAGCTGCTGAACCTAGACGCCTTATTCCACGTGTGTTTTTCATCAGTTCTTTTAGGGCTTGGATGTACAATTCTGTTTTTTCAAAATCATAATACGGAAAACCGGTGGCAATTAAAGTATCTTCCGATTTTTTTGCTACAGCTACTTTTATTTCTTTTTCGTTACAATACGCCGGACTTCCTTCCCAGGCGTAAAAAAGTTCATTGTGGGCAACATCAAAAACCACTCCCAAAACCATTTTATTGTTCTCCGAAAGTCCGATACTTACAGAGTAGGGCGGGACTCCGTGAATGTAATTTGTTGTTCCATCCAGTGGATCAACAAACCATTTGTATTTTTCATTGGATGCATCGGCTGTGCCTTCTTCTGCCACAAAACCAGCGGCAGGAATCAACTGGCGCAGCGCTTCAACGATTTGTTTTTCTGCATTTTTGTCTACATAGGTAACCAGACTGGCTACACTTTTTAACTCTACATCGTCAGATGAGACTTTCTCGCGTTCATTGCGAATAAATGTACCTGCTGTTTTTGCAATTTCCTGAACCTGAAAACAAAGCTCTTTATAATCCATATCTTTTTGGTTTGAGGTAAAATTAATTAAAATTACTCCTTTACTTCAACAGCAACATGACCGTTGGAAAGAATTGATTTTAATTTTACTTTTTTGAGCTGGTTGACAAACTCATCATGGTACGGCGTTTCTACTTTTATGTAATTTTCGGTAAACCCCGACATGTTTTCATCGTTTTTTTGCGACTCGAAAAGAACGGTTTGCTCGGAACTCAAATTTTTTTCATAAAATGCCCGCAGCTTTTTCTCGGAAAGATTAATGTACATTTGCGTTCTGCGTTTCCGGTCTTCCACGTCCACCACCCACGGAATTTTTAATGCCTGGGTGCCGCTTCGTTCGGAATAGGTAAATGCGTGTAACTGTGAAATTTCGAGGCCGTTAATAAAATCATAGGATTCCTGAAACAATTCCTCCGTTTCACCGTTTGTGCCCGAAATTACATCAACACCAATAAATGCATGAGGCACAATTTCACGTATTTTATGAATCCTGCGAGCAAACAATTCAGTAGAATATTTTCTTTTCATTAACGACAAAACTTCATCGGAACCCGCTTGCAAGGGAATATGAAAATGTGGCATAATTGTATTTGATTGTGCCACCAGTTCGATAATTTCATCTTTTAAAAGATTGGGCTCGATGGATCCCAATCGCAAGCGTTCCAAACCTTCTACTTTTTCCAATGCTTTTAGCAGGTCAAGGAAATTTTCTCCGCTTGACTTACCAAAATCACCAATATTTACACCAGTCAGTATAATCTCTTTAAATCCTTTTGCCACCGATTTTTTTGCTTCTGCAACTGTG
This genomic interval carries:
- a CDS encoding ion transporter, with protein sequence MNKINWKEKLRIIIEDNQTPEGRWFDLSIQVLIVLSLISFSLETIPNQEEEFYRFLRIFEITSVIIFTIEYLLRLFVSDKKLKFIFSFYGLVDLMAILPFYLTFGVDLRSIRIFRLFRLFRVFKILRYSKAIQHMARAFMSIKEELVLFMILSSFLLFLSSIGIYYFENPVQPEVFASIFHSLWWAVATLTTVGYGDIYPVTVGGKIFTSVMLFIGLGIVAVPTGLIASALTKTRDEKNQKKQE
- a CDS encoding acyl-CoA thioesterase — protein: MKKLVYEEKVYTYQIDIVGHVNNIIYIQWLENGRVRLLEAMGIPVTDLTKTEGIVPILTETNILYKKPFFIYNSVRIETWVSKLNNASAILEFRFYNEKDELCASAWQKGLFINMATMKPTRLSDKHREAFEKYLVNE
- a CDS encoding glycosyltransferase family 2 protein, yielding MTQIKKVAIVILNWNGAALFEKFLPSVIKNSTDENVELYVADNCSTDNSIELLKTNFPSVKIIPLIENYGFAKGYNLALQQIEADVFILLNSDVEVTPNWISKCILLFEKNPKIAAIQPKILSFEKPHLFEYAGAGGGFIDKYGYPFCRGRILNQMEADLGQYDSATPIFWASGACMFIKAEAFEKAGGLDADFWAHMEEIDLCWRLKNLGYEVWYQPESVVFHLGGGTLSYGSPKKIYLNFRNNLWMMFKNLPKYKFKRIFFSRMVLDGVAAIKFIAGFNFREFWAVSKAHIAFYKGLPKLIRKRKMVQQQMIVKDHDEVYNKSIMWKFFIQRKRKFSELNFESQLGQNSTETKVRHI
- a CDS encoding inositol monophosphatase family protein; protein product: MDYKELCFQVQEIAKTAGTFIRNEREKVSSDDVELKSVASLVTYVDKNAEKQIVEALRQLIPAAGFVAEEGTADASNEKYKWFVDPLDGTTNYIHGVPPYSVSIGLSENNKMVLGVVFDVAHNELFYAWEGSPAYCNEKEIKVAVAKKSEDTLIATGFPYYDFEKTELYIQALKELMKNTRGIRRLGSAAVDLCYVAAGRFDAFYEHALHAWDVAAGVFILQQAGGKITDFNGGDNWLFGGEIIAASNNYFSEFFKIINKFLGKK
- the mtaB gene encoding tRNA (N(6)-L-threonylcarbamoyladenosine(37)-C(2))-methylthiotransferase MtaB, which translates into the protein MDYKGKKAAFYTLGCKLNFSETSTIAGGFREVGFDRVDFKEKADVYVINTCSVTNQGDKESRNIIRRAIKKNPDAMVIVVGCYAQLKPEEIGHIEGVDLVLGTQEKFHVPAYLGNLKKKEKTEIQTTRLANIKSYHKAFSWGDRTRSFLKIQDGCDYYCSFCTIPYARGRSRNDTIENTVAEAKKSVAKGFKEIILTGVNIGDFGKSSGENFLDLLKALEKVEGLERLRLGSIEPNLLKDEIIELVAQSNTIMPHFHIPLQAGSDEVLSLMKRKYSTELFARRIHKIREIVPHAFIGVDVISGTNGETEELFQESYDFINGLEISQLHAFTYSERSGTQALKIPWVVDVEDRKRRTQMYINLSEKKLRAFYEKNLSSEQTVLFESQKNDENMSGFTENYIKVETPYHDEFVNQLKKVKLKSILSNGHVAVEVKE